GACCGGATCTTCGGCGGGAATTCGCTGTACGCCTTCGATCCGCCGGTGCGGGCGGCCCCGCCGCTGGGCGACTCGTGGAACTGGGGCGTGTACCAAGGCGCGGAATTGATCGGCTGGCATCACGCGCACGCACGGGACGAACGGACGGTGTACATGGCCGACACCGGGCTGCTGCCGGAGCATCAGGGGCGCGGGGTGTACTCGCGGCTGCTGCCGCACCTGCTGGACGCGTTCCGCGCGGCGGGCTTCACGCTGGTCAAGAGTCACCACCGCGCGACGAACAACGCCGTGATCCTCCCGAAGCTGCGGGCCGGGTTTCACCTGCAGGGCCTGAACGCCTACGAGGGCGGGGTGAACGCCGCGCTGACCCTCAGCCTGGACGACACGTACCGGCAGGCGATGCACGTCCGCAGCGGCCTGCGCGCGCCCTCAGGTGAGGCGGCGCGGCGACTGGGCGTCCCGGACGAAGGACTGCCCGGTCTGGCCGACGCGCCCGGCCTCCCCCTCCCGGCAGAAGCGGAGGCGGGCGTGGACCTGGGCGGCGGATACCGCCTGCACCGCGTGCCGACCGCCAC
This window of the Deinococcus seoulensis genome carries:
- a CDS encoding GNAT family N-acetyltransferase, with protein sequence MTDLDLGSGYSARPISLEAYREACARLEDRIFGGNSLYAFDPPVRAAPPLGDSWNWGVYQGAELIGWHHAHARDERTVYMADTGLLPEHQGRGVYSRLLPHLLDAFRAAGFTLVKSHHRATNNAVILPKLRAGFHLQGLNAYEGGVNAALTLSLDDTYRQAMHVRSGLRAPSGEAARRLGVPDEGLPGLADAPGLPLPAEAEAGVDLGGGYRLHRVPTATYQGVYAQLEASAYETDSFDWGDREPAPAPHGPLWSWLISHAGQVAGWQISRAWDTRTAYMVNTALLPAHRGQGVYTRLLPVVLDALHGESYALVRSHHHLTNNAVLIPKLRAGFRFQGVQIDEHGVMAVLLRSADPAYAAYMDRRSGLTR